TAATTTACTTAGTCGGGAGTGTCATTTATCCTTACATGCCTGAGACTACAACTCAGATCaatcaaattttgaacACTGCAAGCTTACGCATCCCAGACGAGTTTGgacttttcatcaaagcAGGTCATTGTATCAACAAGGCCCAGtatttgttcaagagaattGATGAGAAGAAAGTCGACGAATGGAGAGCTTTGTACGGCGGTAAGCAAGTAAAATAGATAAATGAAATTGATAGACTATATAATGAAGAGATATTAGTCTTATTAGGAACTCAATAGTTAAAGGATGGAAATATTACAAATTTATGCTAACCCAACATACTACGTTTACGCCCTCTTAGACGAACATCTTGCAACCTTCTGGATATTTCTGTAAACTTCTTTGACGCCGCTGCTTCCCTGAAAGTCCTCTCATATCCTTGAAGTAGCCATTCATTGTACGACTTGGAATAAATGGGATGAGTACTGATCAATGCTCGCTCAAGAACATACAAATCAACTGCCTCGTCTTCTGCCAATAAAGAATACGAGCTTAGACCAAAGTCTATGAGCATTGGCTCCCATTTATCGTTATGCTGATCCAAGATGATATTGGATGAGGTCAAATCACCATGAACTATGTTTGCAAGATGCAATTTTGCAACAGCACCTCCCACTTTGGACATTATGTCTTTGACTTCATCATCTAAAGCAATATTTGGCTCATTCCTTTGATCTTCTCGTTCTTCTTGGGATTTCTCCTTGAACCATAGCATGTTTTTCAACGAGCTTGTCTCTCCATTCGGTAGCGTTCCTCCAACGGATTCCATCCATATGATACCATTAGGACCATCCACCGCTATTAATTTGGGAGCTTTGATTCCAAGTTGATATAGTTTATGAAGCAATCTGGCTTCACTCTGAGTTCTTGAACTAACTATCTGAAGATCCAGTGTGGGGTGACGGTATGGTTTTCTTGGTCTATACTTTATGATAAATTTTGTAGTTGGCGACTGGTTTGACTTTGGCAGAAATGGATGGGtttgagtttcaaaaactatTGCCTCCGCCCCTTGGGATATCACGTTCAGTGGTATGTTATTCAAAAGCTCTTGAGCTGTAGTTATAAGTTGAACACTCATGACCAGACTTTTGAGGTGTACCGTACCACCAAGAAAGACTTGATTGAGATCAAATGAGTGTTTCGAGGAAGAAAATAATATCTGGAGAACGGTGAAGAGCAGTGCCTGACTGGAAAAGCACTACAGTTAGACTGTTAAATGTTGAGCAATTTCCATAAAACTAGAAAGAGTTGAATCAATTTATCTTCTTGCCCATCCATTCGTACTCCGTCTTAATCATGGCCTTCCTAACAAAAGACTTTATACTTACCACGAATAAAGAGGAATACCCCAAAGCTTTAAAAGCAAAGGCTCAGACAAAAAAAGATCAAGCGAAGCTGCTACAATTGGacaattggaaagaagaggTGATCTCCAAAACTCTTGATCACAGATATCAAAAGGAAAGTCATCTTTTCTTAACTAAGGAAGAGCTGATTAAATTGGTGGAATGgaaattggagaaaggTAAATTTCGTCCTACTCTTCGGAAACTGGTGTCTTCTAACGACGAGACTGTCGTAAAGCAGGTCACAGGAAGAGGATATGATATCTTTATTGCATATATtcaaggaaaagaagagtttTTGACGTCAGTCAAGAAATCTTTGGACGAGTTTTGCAAGTTGAAAGGTGTTGGGCCAGCTACTGCCACATTGATTCTATCACTATTCCCCAGTGTAGGCGACAAAAAGGTagttccatttttttccgATGAGTCATTCATGTATTTCAATGACATTAAAATTAAATATACACTAAGAGAGTATTTGGATATCTACTTaccaaaagttgaagctATAGGAGAAGAAACCGGTATTAATGACTTGTCTataattgaaaagttcacATGGACCCTCTTCATGAACGGCAAAACTGACTCAAACACCTCAAACTCGAAAAGAGCATCTGAAGACACTGCTGCTCCAACTAAAAGAAGGAAATAAATCATTATATACAAGTAATCTGATAGTCACTCTTCAATTATCACTGATCAAGTTGTGTTTATTATACGAGATTCCCTGAGTATGTCGTTCGTTTGGAGTATAGCTGATAGGCAGATATTTATCCAATATCATGTTTTGGCTCAATGAGTACAAATTGGAGCTGATCCAGTACAACGACAATCCAACGGGTGCTTGTGTGGAGATTACCATGAGAAAGGCAATACTAAACCTGGACAAGTTCATTATCGCATCCATCATTGTTGGCCTCAATGAtactttctttccttgaGCTGAGCTACTCCTCATCTGCAGTGTCTTGTTGTTCCATTCCAAGTTGATTAGAGCGACCGATCCCAAAACTACGGGAAGGATCATATACGGATCGGGCACCGTCAAATCATGTAGCCAGAAAAACCCTTCATGAATCAAAGAGCTATCTAGGGGCTTATTACCTTGCTCAAAACTATGCCAACCTGTTAGGTTTCTAAAAGTCCAACTCAATGTCACCCAAAGGGGCACTTGAAAGACAGGCAAAATAGCATTCTTCCATATTTGTACACCATGGTCACGGAACAACTTCTTTTGTCTCTTCCTTGACTCCTTCGCTGCCAGAATCATAATTTTTTCATAGTTTAACTTGGTGGCTTCAGTAGGAAAGAAATCTATGGATTCTCTTTGCAGTTTCTGTGAGATGGATGCCTGTTGGGCCAGCTTGAGTCGTAATAGAGGTCCCATGGCAGTGACCAGCGGTCGTAAGACGCTTTGTTTTTGTAATCTTTTTCGTTGCAAGACGGCTATTGGAAGGGTGAACAGTGATCTCAAAGTGAACGTGGTGATGGGGATCAGAGCCCACCATGGAAGTCCAGAATACTGGTGAATTagttgaagatttgttGTAGTAAACTCCAAGGTTTGCTGAACCACTTGAAGGGACATGCATCTTCTGGGGATGAGACGGACGACATTGGGACCTATCCTTTGTTTAAGGTGTGGTATCCTCCTAAACATTGAATGTTGGTAGTTTAGAGGACGAGCGAAAGGAAATTATTCACTGAAATTTAATAGTGATAGAGCAGTGATTGACATTGACACGGAGTGGTTCCCACACGGGAAACCTATTAGTCAAGAGGTTGAGAACTTTGCAGCCCCTCCCACATAGCCTTTAAGATTTATTATTGCCACCCAAAACAGAATAGAAGATGCTAGCACTACATTTATACCTTACATGGTCTATTCCCCAATTGTAAACTTCACAACACATCAAAAGCTATTAAAAATATGCTCATTTCACTTAAAAATACATTTTCCTATTAAACCCTTCTATCCTAATGACTAGTCAATCACAGAGCCATCTCGTGGCCTATAATAGACACCATACTGTTCCAAAGCTGCTACGATATCACTGGGTAACCTTCCATCAACTCGAACGGCGTACAGACCTGGCTGAAATCGATCTACTCTGAGCCATTTAGCAACCCAGGAGTGTTCATTATCTCCAACGGCCACCAAACCCTCAAAAGATGACGATGTGCACTCGTTGACGGTAGCTTGATCACTGTCCCTCAAATTCAATACTGAGTCGCAGTTAGGACAGCCGTTTTGCATGAATACCCTACCAGGCAAGACAATACCACAGAGCATACATGCTCTTTCTCTCACACCTTTGTTAGTGGACATCTCTTAACAACTCGGTGGTGAATGGTGAGAGGAGTGAAATATGGAGATTTCAAATGGAAAATGAGAAAGGGAAGTATACTCGAAAAAGGTATAATTACAATATAGTCTATTAAAAATCACGTTAAGAATTAAATATGTCATGGGCACCTAAATACATAGCAACCGTGGATTACAAATTCTTTTGGTGCTCTTCGATGAATTCTTCCTCAGAAAGTTCCGAGCCATAAGgaatcttgaagaacttgtTTCTCCAGAAACCGTCGTCCTCCAAGACATCGCGGGAAACCAGCTTGTACTTACCATATCTTGGTAAGATCTTAGCCCAGATAACCCAATAGACACCACCGGCGAAAAAGACACCCCAGGCAGCAACACAGTGAATCCAGTAAGGCATATCGTTGTAGACGTTTTGACCACCAGTAGGAGGAATGTATGGGGCTACCACCAGGTACAGAGAGGCAAGggcaaagaagaaagtcACTACGATTGGTGACTTGATGACAGGAGtccattctcttcttccCTTACGGGCTTCATAGTGTAACCAAAGTAAACCGATGGCAACAAAGAAGTTAATAATGTTAAGTGGGTatgaaatcaagttcataACAAAGTTGTAAGCATCACCTGCTGGTGGGGCAACAATTGTGATGACACAGATCACCCAATGCTCAAACAAACCGGTGAACGGAGAGTTGAAAGGTCTTTgagaagcaaagaaagaggagaaTGGCAAAACACCCTCTCTTCCTAATTGTTGCACAATACGACCTTGAGAGAAAATAACGGAAATAACATTTCCCAAAGCACTCAGAGCCACGAAGACAGAACAAGCTCTCTCTGCTGTCTCACCAAAGGCAATTCTGAAAAAGTGTGCAGCAATAATTCTACCTGAAGACCTAATAACGTCACCAGGTACAACAGCGAAATATGCAATGTTAACAAACATGTAGATCACACCTAGAGAGATGACAGCAATTGGAGCagaaatcttcaaagccttAACAGGATTTCTAACCTCAGAAAGTGAGTAGTTGACGTTACTGTAACCCACGAAGGCCCAAATGACGTTGTAAAGGGACATGACGATACCATATCCAGAAGGAGAATCACCATCAAAGGCGTTGCTGAAGGCACCAGTGGGTTCGAACTCAGAATTGTTGATACCACCACCTAGTGCAACCCATCCTGTAACCGAAATAAGAAGCACAATGgcaactttgaagaatccTAAAGTGTTCATCACAAAAAGACCGGCCTTAACATTCAAGGTGTTGATCAAAAAGGCAAAAGAGACACATGCAATACCAATACCTCTGGCAGCCCATTCAGTTGGCTCAACATTAGCAGCGTTCAAAATATACTCACCAAACACCACAGAGTTACCAGAAGCCCAACCTAGCAGAACCACATACATGGCATACATACAGGTGACCAGAAACTTTGGGTTCTTGTAAACGTACTCCAAGTAGTTCTTCTCACCACCATTTCTCTGCAACAATCTAGAGGGATAAGAACCAAACTCAGCATAAACGTACAAACCAGCAAGGGCGATAATCATACCGACAACCCACAAAATCAAAGTAACACCGACGGAACCACTCAAGGTTAAAATGGTACTGGTAACAGAGAAAATACCGGTACCCAAAATTCTGTTGGTGATCAGGAAAGCGGCACTGATGAGACCAATTCTTCTATCACCTTTATCCAAGACGACAAGCTCACCAGCGTTGACGCTCTCACTGTCGGTATCTATAGGTGCAACAGCATTGACGTCCTTTGATTCTTTATTATCGAGGGTCTCACCCTTGGAGTCGTTCGAATTAGAACTCAAGCTAAATTTTCCAAGACCCACCATTGTTAACGTTCAAGTGAAAAAAGGGCAAGTGGGGTTCTTTTATATAAAAGGTACACAGCCAGCTTACGTAGCGTCGGATTGTgtcaaaaagaaaaaatacTGTCTTGAAGGCATCAatgatcaattgaaaactgTGGCTTGCCaactaaaaaaaaaaaaaaaaaaaaaaattaccaAGACAGACGGCATTAATTCGGCTCTAAACACAAATGGCCTCTCAGATGAAGACTACGATCCAGAAATTGGGCCAGAGTAACGAGAATTGCAACTTGCAAGTACAATATAAAGAGAGTACTAACGATTCTTCACTCACTTATCAGCTGGAGATAATTGGGGAATATCTAAAGTGATGTCAGTGATTAGAGTTTTAGATTCGCACTGCAAAGCAGCCGCtgcttttttctttttttcacgtatttttttttcttttttcctaTTTAAGACAAGTCACATTGGTTGTGGAAAGATTGCCCATTCAGTTGCCCAATGAGGAACCAAATTGTGGTTCGAGACAAAAAGGGTGGCACCTGAAATAGAGCGAACTACGTGATTGGTAAGACCACGTCCAATTTGACACTAATTTAAGGGCCCTACCACAATCGTGACAACTTTAATTGGATCAAAAACATGTTGCTTTCGCTCATGTGGCGTATCACCAAGACTTTCAGTCCCTGGACGTGGCAATTGTGCAGCTTTATCAACTGATCCCTAGTTTAACTCACCGACAACGTAGTTGTTGCCTGTTTACCCAGGGCCATCTTCATAGTAAACAGtaacatccaacatccagATGTCGGGAGTCCGATCTACGACGCGCTGCAGTCTACGTCaccaatttttcatcactAAGCAATCCCGGTAGCTCCACCAGCCATGCGTCATCGTCCACTTGGAGTCCGTGTCGTTTTCCACTGGCCATGATGAAGACATTAGTCCTTTGGACCTAAGACTGAGCACTGAGCACTCGCCCTCTGATTTTCTCTGCCCAGTCTTTGGCTGTATGGAAGTTTACTTCATAATCTCTCGTAAATACTTCGCGCTCGAGAAAATTCTCTCCTGCATGACCAAGCGGGTATCACACACTTCTCCACATCCAGTACCTCAACACAAAACGTTGCTGCACCGGGCATCTCTAGCCGTCTAAATTGCTCTCTCCTCCTACAGCGAACGACCCGCCTCCCACCAAAAGGTCTCTTCCGCGCAGACGAGGTTGTGTGCACGCAACTCTGCCACTATCTCCGCCCCTCTCTCCCCCTCTACCAACTTGATCACGCCTTCCTTCCACCAAAACAAAAATTTGACATGACGAAACTTTCCAACAGTTGAGGAGTAATGTTTGTGGTGCCACAAACATTCCACAAACACAGTAAACTACAACTGTTCCTGGCCAATTGACTCAACCTCACCTACCTGTTGCAAGCTGTCCCGAGCAGCTCCGGTGGACCTTCTAGGCCCGTCCCCGTGCCCCTTACACGTTCTAATTCACTCAGCCTCTCGTCCcctttcaaaattatccctaaaaaaaaaggcCTCGCCACGTGATATAACTCTAGAATTTTCTCCGCACGTGTCGGAAACAATGAGCAACTATAAAATATActcttttttctctattCTTAGTCATACAAAcaaatttggaaaattaCATATAATTCCGGTTAGCCCACTTtgcaacttttcaagattttttctttgaaaggttTTTCAACTTGACTCTCCGTTTgcatttcaactttttaTCCTTTCACATTCTTTATCATGTCGGCATTTCAGGACTATTGCATAGTGTGTGACAGGCTGTGTGTCCACAACGAAATCTACTGTAGTGCTAAGTGCCAGGAACTGGACTCTACACCTATAACTTTACAAGGAAAAGACGATATCCCTCATGACCATTACAGAACAAAGctggaagagaagaatAACTTCAACTACCTGTCGCCCCTGCTGTCTGGCGCAGTGGTTTCCAACGACATCAACCATCTCGATCTAAATGACATTAACTCCAAGTCCAACCAAAGGAGTATCAACATATCAACTCCCTCCTCTAGGCATGTGAATCTGATATCTCAGTATCTAGCAAGCTCTGCATCTGTCAATTACAAGAAGTGGCTCAACAATACCAATCTCATAAGTCAttgaaatgaaatttcaaagaacaCTCAAAAGATGAACggaaaaataaaaatcATAGATTGATTCTACTCGACTTCTGGTAAAGTACAAAGTCATCTGCTACGAAGATAGTTTGTTTGCATATATGAGGGTTTCCCTCATAACCCTGTCGAAGGAGACAGaaggaaatgaaaaaaatgaaaaatcgaaaaaaaaaaggttATAATAGGATAATATATATAATTAAATAGTTTACGAATAAAAGAAACATTGCATACGGATTCAGCTACTTATACTTTAGATTAATTACTCTTGACCAAATCCAACAGTTTCCTCTACAGCTAGTGTCAACTTTTGTTTCAAGCTTCCATAATCCTTGTAGGGCGGTAAGTCTACCCTGTTGAAACAAGTGTGAGATTTGGGTAATTGATTAGACTCTccagctttttcaatggtgAACCTACGAGGACCGTCTGATCCCTGGAGATCTTTGAAACCGTTGACTGGAATACGAGATGTTCCCGTTGTGAATTGTAGTAAACGGGCTTTTTGCTCCTTGTCCCATTCAGTGACACATTTCCAGAACCATTGAATCACCTCATCACTCTCCTGATATCCTCTATAGTCGGTATGTTTCTTCCAGTCTTCCACGTCAACATCTGCGATACCACCAATTAACAACTCTAACTCTCTTTCGTCAAACACGTTTATTAGTTCTTGAGGAATCAATTCGTTGAATCCGTCCATAAATGCCTTAAATTGTTGCTCAACCCGTCTGTGGATCTTCCATTCAGTTATCAACTCAACATACTCCATCTTGTTCTCTTCAGTGACTTCAATATCTCTACCGCCTTCTTTCAAGTCCACAGTAACGATCTCTCCAAATCTCTCATCCTCTGCACTAAATGTTAAGTCTAACACATCGGTGATGTCATTTTCCAATATCCATTTCAGTGATCTGTAAAATTCAGCATCAACTCCCTCCATGTCTTGCAGAATTACCTTCTTATGCAAAATCATCTTATATAAAGCACCAACAAAGAATGCATCCAGGAATCTTCTGTGGAAAATTCCCAATCCGACAACCCTTccaatgaacttgaagtAATTAAGATGCTCAGGGTTAATTCCAGAGTTGGGGTTGATCTGTAACGTGTAATTGTCGTGAGTAGAATATTCAAACAAACAATAGAATGGGTTAAACATGTCATGAGAAagtaaaaagaaaaattctCTGGAAACTCCTCCGTAATCCAGACCTTCTTCTCCGTCAAACTTGATCATCAAACGCTTCTTCAAGTCCTCAGGCGATTGACGCATAATTTCTTGGTATGAATCCTCAAAGATATGTGATCGTCTCACCTTGATATGGCATTGTCCAGGTAAGATTCTAAGTGCTGGCTGGGATCTAAAGTAGATCacttttcttctgaagtCACGCTTGTACTGCGGAACATTTTGGTCTAAGGACGAAGGCAATCTTGGATCATCCCAAGTAGTGGTCTTGGTGTTGTGGTCTACAAAGTAGACTCTTGCGGTGTTAGTCAGCCTCATTTCCCATCCACTAGGCAGTGGTCCCAACTGCGACACAGGTTGCTGCTGAACAGTAGTGTTGGGCCCAACACTTCGGATATACTGCTGCCTTCTAGGGTCAACCCATGTGGTAGTTCGTGTATTATGGTCGACAAAATATGGCCTTCCCTCAGCCGTCAACCGCTGTTCCCAACCTGGAGGAAGCTCTCCCAATCCGAAAGTGGTGTATCCATTTGATGCCATTGACAGGGCTGTTTGGTTGTTTGAAGCATTGACAGAACCGCTACTGCTCAAATTGCCAACAGTGGTCGAGCTGGAGTTTTCCCCTGGAAGTGATCTATCCATGTGTTGCCTTCGTTCTGCTTCGGTAGCATTAACTCTTTGGTTGGTTCTATCAGCTTCGGATTGGTCCAAAGCGGGTCTAGTCCAAGTAGTAGTTCTACTGTTGTGATCGACATAGTaagttcttccaaagttatCAGTTCTGCGTTCCCAGCCCGGAGGTAACCTTCCGTACTGGTCCTCGAATGAAGAATACTGTCTATTGGAGGCAGAAATAAGCCCTGGAGGGTTCGATCCTGCATCATTGGCGGAAGGTCCAGGGGTTAGCAGCTCTGCAGGAGGTCCATTTGGAGGAGACATGTGAGAAGCGGCTCCACCCTGCCTTCCTCGACCTTTATGAGAGAGAGTAATGAATACCTCCCCGCTTACTATTAGGTTAtcatttgatttttttaAGGGCCTTGTGAGGGTTTCCGATTGACTAATATCGTTCTCTAAATCGATAACATCTCCGATCCGAAGGTTAATGACACCCAGAAACCCTTgatccttcttcttgaactttttctGGTCAAAAATCTGAATAGCAAGTATCGAGTTCTGTGTGCAGTTGAACTCGAAGCTCTCGTTCCAAAAAGGATGTAACGTACGTTTTGCAGTTGAAGTAGATTTTGTTTGAGCACCGTCAACGGTGATTACAGCGAATGGGTCTGGTGACCGAAATACGTCTCTCTTGTATAACCCATCGGCACCCACCACTTGAACAGTGATCTTCATGGGTTGTAAGGCGGACATCACAGTGTGTCGTTTGTCTCTAGCGGTGAATCTCTTTCCAAGTGCAGtttaaaaaagaaaaagactgATCTATATTAACTGGAGGATTATTCACCTAAACTCGAGTAATCTAGTCTACTGATACACCTGAAAGGTTAGTAATAAATCAACTAAAGTTGAGAGTTTGTTGATTTGCAAGCAGGGGAAGGAACACTCGAGGATTTCTGGGAGTGTGTCACAGAGATCTCTACACCAGAACAGGCTTAGAATGGAATAGAGCGGGTTATAACCGGTAATTAGGCAAGTTAGGTGGAGTACAGGGTGAGCAAGGATACTAGACCAATCGGAGGGAGTCAGAAAGTTGGAAGTAGAGAAGAGTAATCTATTAGAGCCATCTTGGGTGCAAGCCGTGGAAgcacttttgaaaaaaatagatCGGTCTAGAATGCGTGCTGTGAGACAATTAACTCACAGGCAGTTATTGGCGTCTCCGGCTGGAGCAAAACAAGATGTAGGTCGTATTTTTTATTATTTAAGACGATTCGGAAGCCCTTTGTGGGTAAGGATTCTGATatgaattttttggaaatttcttcaaatttcaatTGTGAAATTCCAGTAGTTATATATAAATGATTGAGAATTGCTCAACTCTCCAGTCCTTGAGTTGGTGAAACAGTGAAATCCGTAAAAACTaacaataaaaaaattatatACATAACATATTATAGTGGGACCTTTTATTCACCTTTTAGCCACCATGACACAATCCACCAATGTTTCATATTTATAACTTGCCTAACCACTGATAAATTGCCCTATAGTACAACATTCTCTATGTTGTTTTCCAATTCATCACGTCAGAGAACTTTGGGGTAAAGCTTAATCTCGCGAAAACCTCCCCAAGAGATGGCTGGATAATGATCACCAGACCACTTTGTTACCAGCCATTACATCCAGCCATTCACCTCTTATATTAATAGCCACTCTTTACAAAAAGTATGTAGGAGAAataattttgttttccCCCCTTACAGCTACCGATTATGAGCAAGACGTTCCATGACAAGCAAAGTTATCTTGACAATTGGACTTTTCAAAACCCAAGTTCAGACTCTCTGGGTTCAAGCAGCTCAGAGTCGTTGCTAGATAGAGCATGCTCCACAGGCAATTTAAAACTTCTTTCCAATTACTGGAAAGTTCCCAGTTCAGATGATAACTACAATTATTTGACTGCTTTTGATGTGCACAATGATAAGCCCACTGTCGCTATCGCTTCAGGTTTGGGAAACtccaatcttttgatcGGAAGTATGAAGGAGAATACTGgaatatcttccaaatatcATCTAAACCACCACCAGTCAATCACTTTACCCAACATCCACTCATTGAAATGGTTAAACAATAGCTCACCAGGCGATTTTGACTTCCTTTTATCGGGCCATGTCAGTGGATATGTGAACCTTACTATTATCCCCgacaaagaagattgtGATTTCAAGTCTGCCGAAATCATCAAGCGATTTAATCACGAGAAACATATGACTACTAAAGACCAGATCCAATCAAATATCATCTCGTCCTTAGAGCTTTCTCCCAAGGCTTGGAAATCTTGTAACTTGAACTCCATGTTCACCGTCTACAAGGACAAAATCTTCATGTGGGACTGCTCTAGATCTAGAGCTCCTATTTTGATGAACCACTCTGCAGGGTCTGCATCTTTGCACCCATCACCTTTCAGGGATGGAATTTTAGGTGTTGCTGGAAAGTTTGGGATAGCTCTCAACGACCTAAGGATTGGCAAAGACAGTAACCCTTCATACTTTGTGCCCAAAATCGCAGATAGACAGATTCCAGAATCCCAGTTGGTCAAGTGGTCTGATACAGACTCTAACATCCTTGCTTCTTCTCATGGAAATGTTGTCATGCTGTGGGACGTGAGAATGAATGATACTCAATTGGCTATCTTAGAAGGCCACAATGACGAAGTGACATCTTTAGAATGGGGCTCTAACCAAGATCTTTACTCAGGTAGCAAAGATGGAGGAATAGTGCATTGGGGTCTGGACCTCGATCTATTACAGCCTGTTACGAAACCTGCCACATGTACCCTGAAAGATGGCCTGAGCTCAATTCGTCTAAAAC
This window of the Komagataella phaffii GS115 chromosome 2, complete sequence genome carries:
- a CDS encoding Mitochondrial integral inner membrane protein required for membrane insertion of C-terminus of Cox2p; the protein is MFRRIPHLKQRIGPNVVRLIPRRCMSLQVVQQTLEFTTTNLQLIHQYSGLPWWALIPITTFTLRSLFTLPIAVLQRKRLQKQSVLRPLVTAMGPLLRLKLAQQASISQKLQRESIDFFPTEATKLNYEKIMILAAKESRKRQKKLFRDHGVQIWKNAILPVFQVPLWVTLSWTFRNLTGWHSFEQGNKPLDSSLIHEGFFWLHDLTVPDPYMILPVVLGSVALINLEWNNKTLQMRSSSAQGKKVSLRPTMMDAIMNLSRFSIAFLMVISTQAPVGLSLYWISSNLYSLSQNMILDKYLPISYTPNERHTQGISYNKHNLISDN
- a CDS encoding Protein that forms a complex with Spt5p and mediates both activation and inhibition of transcription, whose protein sequence is MSTNKGVRERACMLCGIVLPGRVFMQNGCPNCDSVLNLRDSDQATVNECTSSSFEGLVAVGDNEHSWVAKWLRVDRFQPGLYAVRVDGRLPSDIVAALEQYGVYYRPRDGSVID
- a CDS encoding Protein kinase, with translation MSVQLITTAQELLNNIPLNVISQGAEAIVFETQTHPFLPKSNQSPTTKFIIKYRPRKPYRHPTLDLQIVSSRTQSEARLLHKLYQLGIKAPKLIAVDGPNGIIWMESVGGTLPNGETSSLKNMLWFKEKSQEEREDQRNEPNIALDDEVKDIMSKVGGAVAKLHLANIVHGDLTSSNIILDQHNDKWEPMLIDFGLSSYSLLAEDEAVDLYVLERALISTHPIYSKSYNEWLLQGYERTFREAAASKKFTEISRRLQDVRLRGRKRSMLG
- a CDS encoding Ubiquitin-protein ligase involved in ubiquitin-mediated protein degradation, with the translated sequence MSALQPMKITVQVVGADGLYKRDVFRSPDPFAVITVDGAQTKSTSTAKRTLHPFWNESFEFNCTQNSILAIQIFDQKKFKKKDQGFLGVINLRIGDVIDLENDISQSETLTRPLKKSNDNLIVSGEVFITLSHKGRGRQGGAASHMSPPNGPPAELLTPGPSANDAGSNPPGLISASNRQYSSFEDQYGRLPPGWERRTDNFGRTYYVDHNSRTTTWTRPALDQSEADRTNQRVNATEAERRQHMDRSLPGENSSSTTVGNLSSSGSVNASNNQTALSMASNGYTTFGLGELPPGWEQRLTAEGRPYFVDHNTRTTTWVDPRRQQYIRSVGPNTTVQQQPVSQLGPLPSGWEMRLTNTARVYFVDHNTKTTTWDDPRLPSSLDQNVPQYKRDFRRKVIYFRSQPALRILPGQCHIKVRRSHIFEDSYQEIMRQSPEDLKKRLMIKFDGEEGLDYGGVSREFFFLLSHDMFNPFYCLFEYSTHDNYTLQINPNSGINPEHLNYFKFIGRVVGLGIFHRRFLDAFFVGALYKMILHKKVILQDMEGVDAEFYRSLKWILENDITDVLDLTFSAEDERFGEIVTVDLKEGGRDIEVTEENKMEYVELITEWKIHRRVEQQFKAFMDGFNELIPQELINVFDERELELLIGGIADVDVEDWKKHTDYRGYQESDEVIQWFWKCVTEWDKEQKARLLQFTTGTSRIPVNGFKDLQGSDGPRRFTIEKAGESNQLPKSHTCFNRVDLPPYKDYGSLKQKLTLAVEETVGFGQE
- a CDS encoding High affinity methionine permease; protein product: MVGLGKFSLSSNSNDSKGETLDNKESKDVNAVAPIDTDSESVNAGELVVLDKGDRRIGLISAAFLITNRILGTGIFSVTSTILTLSGSVGVTLILWVVGMIIALAGLYVYAEFGSYPSRLLQRNGGEKNYLEYVYKNPKFLVTCMYAMYVVLLGWASGNSVVFGEYILNAANVEPTEWAARGIGIACVSFAFLINTLNVKAGLFVMNTLGFFKVAIVLLISVTGWVALGGGINNSEFEPTGAFSNAFDGDSPSGYGIVMSLYNVIWAFVGYSNVNYSLSEVRNPVKALKISAPIAVISLGVIYMFVNIAYFAVVPGDVIRSSGRIIAAHFFRIAFGETAERACSVFVALSALGNVISVIFSQGRIVQQLGREGVLPFSSFFASQRPFNSPFTGLFEHWVICVITIVAPPAGDAYNFVMNLISYPLNIINFFVAIGLLWLHYEARKGRREWTPVIKSPIVVTFFFALASLYLVVAPYIPPTGGQNVYNDMPYWIHCVAAWGVFFAGGVYWVIWAKILPRYGKYKLVSRDVLEDDGFWRNKFFKIPYGSELSEEEFIEEHQKNL